GAACAACTGGGGAGTGCGGACAGATGCCAAGGAAGTGGGCCTCACCATCGGGGTAGTACTGCTGGCTCATGGGCTCCGAAGCAGCCTGGCCGTGGCCGTATTGCTCACCGCCGTAGTACTCCTCCTGGCCCAAGTACTGCTGGGACGAACCTGGGGGGACAGTGCTGATGTCACCTCCCCGAGCCCCAGAACCTCCCAGACGGGCCCACTCAGAGGACACCCCACAGGCCCACCCAGGGGACCCGGGGCCCTGCCGCATGTCCAGCCCCCAGGAGCCGGGCTTCCCACAGCAGCCCTCCCCGCACTGGTTCCCTGTACCAAGGGCGGCCTCACCTTGCTGGGAGGGCCGGTAGGGCGCCATGGGCCGCTGCCCCATCACGCCGCCCCCCTGCCCGCTCTGGCCCATCATGGCCATGGACTGGCCCTGGTAGTGCTGGCTTCCGCCCTGGGCCGCGCTGTAGTGAGACGAGGCTGCCTGCTGGTGCATCATGGACACTGGGAAACACGACAGACCCCAGTAACCCAAgcagttcccaggtggtgcctcccccacccccagcccagcctgcaCCCTCACCCCAGGCTGCGGCTTCCACAAGGCCCCCACAATGGGGCCACATCACCCTTCCTGCCAAAGTGCCTTTGGGTGACTCATAAAATGTGAAACGCGGCCCCCACCCGCTGGTCCCAGAGAAGTCtgttgccctgccctccccagACGGTAGCCTCAAAGGGCCCTGGggggccctgcctgcctgtccTTTCCTTCCACCCTGCTCGGGACCCTCCAGGCAACGCTGTCCAGCACAAGGTATGTGAGCCACATCACggaatgaaaagaaacaggtaaaatcTATTTCAGCAACATTTTATTTGACTCAATATATCCCAGACAGGTTGTTCTCAGTATGTAAGTAACATAACGAGAAGCAAGGAGTAATTTCACACCTGTTTCTGCTCGAAGCTTTGAAACTCACTGGGCACCCCAGTTTGGACCCAGCGCTTCCTGAGTGCTCAAGGCCCCAAGCTGTCAGGCAGGGCTCCTGCCACCCCTCAGCATGCCCTGCATGCCTTCTGCCTGTGGGAGCCCTTCCCTGTCCTCCCAGCACAGGGTGGGGGGGGCATGCCACCACCCTTCAGAGCCTCCCCTGAAGCTGCCGCAGGAGCAGCCAAGCCCCCTACCCACCGGGCCTGTACCCACCAGCCCCGCCCCTCAGGGAGCTGCCAGAGGAAGGGGCATGGGCCGAGCGGGGCGGTACCTGGGTTGGACTGCATGTTGATGTTGGCCCGGGACACGTAGTTGCTGATGGCGCCCTGGCTCTGCAGGGGTACACTCTGCGAGGCAGGGCCCGAGTGGCTGTAGCCGGGCCCCGAGCCGTGGCCACTGCCCGACATACTCATGGAGGTGGTGGGCAGCGTGCTCTGTGCCGTCTGCTGCAGGGACACGTGGTTTGGACctgtggggggtgagggggtgtgAAACCCACAGAAGACCGGCTCTGAAAGACACCCCCCACGAGTTTCCTTCAGGTGACTGTGCAGGGGGGAGGCTGACCACGGTCAGCAACCAGAGAAGGACgcaaccagagaaggaaatggcctgcTTCCCATCACATGAATCAACCGTCCCAGTGGCTGCTACCAACTCTCAACCCAAGGACAGGACACCTGTGCactcaggtgaccaggtgacACACGCCGATCTGCAGGGTCACAGCCAATCTGGGGCTGCAACAAGGGCCCTACCCCCCTACCCCGTGTCACCCGCACACGTGTGCCCGCAGCAGGGCCTCCGGCAAAAGGGGGTCTCCACCGCAGCACCAGCCACTGGGGAGCCCAGTCGGTGACCCACTTGCTTCCCAGAACCAACCCAAGCCCGACACGCCGGGGCCACTCACCGTTGCCGATCTGGGCCTGCATGAGGGAGGAGGGTGGCAGGCCGGCCCCGATGGCATCGCTGAGGCTACCCTGCGAGTGCAGGCCCTGGGCTGAGCCGCTCTGGGACAGCCCTCCCGGGCCCAGCGTCATGCTCTGCGTTGGTGGCTGTGGCAACAGGAAGGTCAGCAGGAGGAGGGTTAATGCGGAGAATGGCCTCTAGACCATCTCATCCAGGGACTCAGCCATCCCAAGACCTGCAGCCACATTTGCTGGCTGCCTAGCAAATGTCTCTAAGACAGACCACCGCTCTCATATAGCTGGACAGCTCAGGCCAAGACAGAAATGCTACTCCAAGAGTTCCTTGAGCTTTTCAACACACACTTTGAAGTTCAAAGCTGGACCCCCCCCCATTCCTGGGACTCAGGGAGTTGCTTCACCAGCCCCAGTCATGTCCACCTCACCTTTTCCACACCCTTCCCCACCCGCCTTGGTCTCTCTGGTAGCCCTGAGCCCTTGCACAGCCTGTCCTGTGCTACAGTATCAGGCTGCCAGGCGCCCtgctcctcctccacccccaggccCACCTCTGATCACAGGACTGAAGATGGAGCTTCCAAGTGACCCCCTACCTATCCGGGCACCCTCATCTCCCAGATCTgaaccagagagcagccctgtAGCTTTGGACCAATGGTGTCTatacctccccctcccccagccttggTGGGCACTCACAGCAGGCAGCAAAGACTGCATGTTCTGGTTGGAGTCTGCGATCGTGGCCAGGTAGACCAGGTTCCGGTGTAGGATCTGCTGGTACCTGCAGACGGAGGCGTCGGTGAGGGGAGGAGCCTGCCCAGCCCTGCAGCCAAgccctggggttggggggaaCAGGCAGGTGGCACAGCGCTCTGCAACCCAGAaagggccaggggtggggagggataccCTGACCTGGTACCACTGAGTCTGTTCAGAGGATGGAGGTGGAGGTGAGTCAGAGGGATGTGGGGGCCAGGGAGACACAGGAGGGTCTGCCAGGGGGCTAGCCTCATCGGTGGACCCTGGCACCGGGCTCACCTGGTACCCCAGCCCTCGAAGAGGCAACAGCATCCATGAGAGCAGCTCGTGAGCCCCCCTGCACCCAGTCCTGGGCCCCACAGTGATCCGCTCTCCCCTACACTCGCATTTCCCTCCAAACCCGCCCACCTCTCCGCGGGGAGCCACCCAGGGGGAGCCGACTCAGCAGCCTGGCTGACCCCGAGGCCCCACTCTCTCGGGCCACCGAGCCTGAGGCAGCTGGGAGGGGTGCAGGCGGTGTGGCCACTCACTGGGTGCACTCGGCCGTCTTGCCCTTGCTCTGATAGTCCAGGATGCACTGGATCAGGTGATGGTTCTCATCCAGCATCTGAAGGAGAAGCAGACGTGAGCGCGGGAACATGGTGTGTTTTCAGGTGGTCTTTCAGGGGGCTCAACGGTACCATCCCACAGCTCATGAGGCCCAGTGGTGCCATCAGCAGAGCTGCCCCCTCACGGCCCGAGCCACCAGGGCCCAGCACTTTCCACATCCCTGGGCCAAGCCCGCAGCCCCACAGGGCCAGGGTCCATCACACCCGGCCCCACCCAGACAGGTCCCAGGTTGTCAGTCTGCAGAGGAAAACCCACAGCCTGCAGGACCTGTTCTCCAGGGTCCTTGAGGGTGGACTGGAGTCTGGAGAATGTGAGACCCACAAGTAATGGCCGTGTGGGGGGGAACGCCTGGGGGAGGCATTCTCCAGAATGCCCCCACTTGGGGACAGCACCTGGGACAGCCTTGGAGACCAGGAGGCGACAGAGGCTGCAGAAAAGGTCACTGCGTGGGAGTGTGGGAGGGGCTCCCAGAGACGGACCAGGAGGCGGAGTGGACACTTCCCATCAGGACGTGGGGCAGAGATGGGGAACCCAAGCACTGAGGGCCTTGCCCTCCCTGCTCATCCCTTGAGCCTTTGGGCTTGGTTTCTCTTGCTTGGCTTTTTTAGTTACAACCTCCTCCTCTTTGCTGGGCTGTTTTCCCCACCGTAGAGATGATGCGCCAAATTCTGCCATTCCCACGCCGGCGGAGGGGCCGACCCGAGATGGGGAGCCACAAGGGGGCGCTGTGGGCCGGGGTTGCCTGCGGAGCCCAGCGCAGGCAGGCTATTAGACCAACGGGGACTGGGCATCCCTGCCATTTGCCCAGGAAGTCTTTCCCAGATTaattaagaaaggaaaacaaccaCAGAAGGCCATGTCCTCTCCCTCTCAGAGCTGCCCCTAAAAGGCACCCCAGGCTCTACCTCCTAGGCTCCTGATGCCAGGCAAGAATCCTCTCCCAAAGTCACATGCTTCGCATGAACCATAAATCCATTTCAGCATCCTTCCTGTCTGCTCAGAAAAGGGGGGACGCTAAGTGCTCAATGTTGCTATAACGAGCAATGACAGGAAAACCATAGGTTGAGACGTTAACCAGCTGTTACAAACATTTTTGTAGTTCTCATAACTATAAGAAAATGTTACActgttagaattttttaaaaacaaggtaCTATCTCACTTCATggaaagcagaagaggaaaaagtagcagcagtgacagattttattttcttgggctctaaaatcactgtgcacggtgactgtagccatgaaatgaaaagacatttgctccttggaaggaaaactatgacaaacctagacagtgtattaaaaagcaaagacatcactttgctgacaaaggtctgtataggcaaagctatggtttttccagtagtcatgtatggatgtgagaattggaccatgaagaaggctgagcaccaaagaaggctcatgaagaaggctgatgctttctaactgtggtgctagaaaagactcacGAGAGTCCCTGTgatagcagggagatcaaaccagtcagtccgaaaggaaatcaaccctgaatattcattggaaagactgatgctgaagctgaagctcctatgcTTTGGTTACtcgatgagaagagctgactcattggaaaagacccagatactgggaaagattgaagtcaaaagaagagggaggcagaggatgagatggttagatagcatcacccactaaatggacatgagtttgagcaaactccgggatagtgaaggacaggaaagcctggtgcattgcagtccatggggttgcaaagaaatggGCTTCTTAACGGAGGCCACTGCATCTGTTGTTGCATCTCACAGGCTTAGCAGCtccatcttcctggatcagggatcaaacccatgtctcctgcattggcaggtggattcttagccagtgGCCCACCTGGGAAATCGCTGAAGGAGACTTTCTGAGAATAATCAGACTCTGGGAGAGACTTCCCCAAGGTAGATGACCCAGTTCTGACTGAGACGTTCTGAGGTATGACCTGATCCTGAGGTGGATGACACTCCCGAGGGGAGATGGCCCAATCCTAAGGGAGACTTCCTGAAGAGGAACGTCCCAAATCAGACAGAGATTCCCTAAGGAGAGACAGCCTGATCCATGAAAAGGATTTCTGAAGAGGGATTACCCAAATTCCAGGGAGACTTTCTGAAGAGAATGACCTGCTCTGAGGGAGATATTGGGGGAGGAATGACCTGATCCTCAGGGAGACTCTGAGCAAGGATGACCTAACCCTGAGGAAGACTATCTGAGGATGAGTGTCGGGATCCTGAGGGATACGGTCTCAGGAGGGATGACTGGATCCTCAGGGAGACTTTCAGAGCAGGAATGATCTGATCCAGGAGACCTTCTGATGAGGATAATCAGACCCAGGGAGAGACTTCCTGAGGTGGGATGACTCAGTTCTGACAGAGATCTTCTGAGGAGGAAAGACCTGATCTTTGAAACACTTCCTGTGGAGTGACGACCTGATCCTGGGTAAGCCTTTGGAGGAGAGATGATCTGATCCTTAGGGAGACTTGCAAGAGGAATGATCCGATCCTGTGGGAGACTTTGTGAGGAGGGATGACTGGATCCAGAGGGAGACCTTCTGAGGTGAATTATTTGGCCCTGAGGGAGACTTTTGGATGAGAAATGAGCCAATGGGGAGTCTTTCAAAGGAGGGGTGACTCAATCCTGAGGGAAGCACTCTCAGGAGGGATCAGCCCACCTGAAGGGAGACTTCCTGAGGACTGGAGACATCCTGAGGCATATTATCTGAGGGAGCTTATGAGTCCTAAGAGACTCTGTCAGAGGAAGAATGACCTGATCCTGAGGTATACGTTGTGAGACGGATTACCTGATCCTTAGGGAGACTTTCTGAAGAGAGACGACCAATTGCCTGGGAGACTTATAGAGGTGATGACCTAATCCTGACAGTGCCTGCCAGAGGAGGGACCACCTGGTCCTGAGGTGTGTCTTCTCAGGAGAGATAACTGGATGCTGAAGAGGAGCTTCTGAGAAGAAATGAGGCAATCCCAAAATATGCTGGGGAGCAACAACCCGATCCCGAGGGAGACTTAATACACTTTCTTAGCATAAACAGGAAAAGGCGTCTTCCACCCTAATTGAGTGCAGTGTGTCTGTGTTacttgtatccgactctttgtgacccccatggactgtagcccgccaggctcctctgtccataggattctccaggcaagaatactaatgtGAGttgacattccctcctccagaggatcttcccaacccaggaatcgaatccgggtctcctgtactgcaggtggattctttaccatctgagccgccacaGAAGCCCTATTGAGTGCAACTGACCCATAATCTTCAAAATGTCAAAGTTTTAAAGGCGAAGATAGAAGAAGAATTCCTTACTGGGAAACTGAATACACACGACTTGggattttcttttcctatgaaGCACATTTTTGGCATAAATGGGGAATGAGAATTAGGTCTACAGACCAGATAACAGTCCTGTGTCCATGTCAGCTCCCACATGCCCATCTCTGTTCTGTGGTTATGTCTTTGTCTTTAGATAGTGGTGCTTGGACATTTGGACATTTGCAAAAGTCAGTTTGCAAATCTCAAACGATTCtggcaaaaataatatttatacacAGGGCAggggggcagagagaggaggagagagcaaATGAGGCAACATGTTAACTTGGGGAAATCAGCAGGAAGAGAATATGGGAATTCTTTTAAAGGTTCATGTCCCACAAACCTTTTTTCAGGAATCTGTAAAATGATGTGTTCCCATAAAACAAGGGAGCACATGGCAAAAGGGGAAGATCTCAGACCAACACAGAGGCCTAAAGAATGGGGACCACGGTGGAGGGAGACCCAAAGAGGCCCAAGAAGAGTAGCCCTGAGACCATGGACTTGACAGATTACCTGAGCTGAGCTTTCCATGACTGGGAGAAAGTCTAGGATAAAGTAGTGAGAGACGATTTAAAAGAAAGTGAGATTGCCaactccaggggaaaaaaaaagactggacaGGAAAAATGATCACACACAAGATTGTGCATGGAACATTTACACTATCACAACCAGAGGTGGATCAACCACCAGGGGCCATCCTGGGGCAATAGGAGCACTTGTGTGTGGTGGAAGAGGGAGCATGAGAACGAGCCATGACCCCCTTTGCTTCATGTGAGAGCAAATGTTGGGGACTGAATATCTACTGTCCCCCTAAAACTCCTctgttgaagccctaactcccaATGTGATGGTGTCTGGAGGCAGTACCTTTGGGAGGTGTTCAGGTTAGTATAAAGTCATGGGGGCAGAGCCCCCATAATGCGATCACTGCCCTGGTGAGAAGAAGACAACACCAGAGCTTCCTCTGGGATGAAGACGGCAAGAAGGTGGCCGTCCACAAATCAGGGGGCAGGTCCTCGCTGGGCATCAAATCTGCCACCACCTTCGtctcagactttcagcctccaggctATGAGTGGACTGAGTCAACAGACAATCCTTAAAGCTAAAATCATTCAAGAAGCAGCCACTTGGTTTAGCAATGGTGAGGGCAAGTGGTGCTGCTGGGAGGTGGAAACCAGCATGGGGGTGGAAAAATGACCCTGAATTTCTAATACAAG
This portion of the Ovis canadensis isolate MfBH-ARS-UI-01 breed Bighorn chromosome 13, ARS-UI_OviCan_v2, whole genome shotgun sequence genome encodes:
- the SS18L1 gene encoding calcium-responsive transactivator, translating into MSVAFASARPRGKGEVTQQTIQKMLDENHHLIQCILDYQSKGKTAECTQYQQILHRNLVYLATIADSNQNMQSLLPAPPTQSMTLGPGGLSQSGSAQGLHSQGSLSDAIGAGLPPSSLMQAQIGNGPNHVSLQQTAQSTLPTTSMSMSGSGHGSGPGYSHSGPASQSVPLQSQGAISNYVSRANINMQSNPVSMMHQQAASSHYSAAQGGSQHYQGQSMAMMGQSGQGGGVMGQRPMAPYRPSQQGSSQQYLGQEEYYGGEQYGHGQAASEPMSQQYYPDGHGDYAYQPASYTEQSYDRSFEDSTQHYYEGGNSQYSQQQTGYQQGTAQQQTYSQQQYPNQQSYPGQQQGYGPAQGAPSQYSSYQQGQGQQYGSYRASQTGPSAQQQRPYGYEQGQYGNYQQ